One segment of Mycolicibacterium baixiangningiae DNA contains the following:
- a CDS encoding ABC1 kinase family protein: protein MPQQDRPVPRGRIRRTMPLAGFTARAAGGRLVAGLRERAGSDGAVERFHERTADHYAELLGHSKGALMKVGQIMSMIDASALGTGGFSPYQKAMNRLQADASPMHPALVREVLNAELGSAVEQFAEFDETAMAAASIGQVHRALLRDGRQVAVKIQYPGVAQAIREDLANTELLTTFLRFATSASGMTADVRAVAREAAARISEEVDYRHEAAMIAAFSELYRGHPFIRIPDVIPEASGDRVLTMTFLDGMDWAAAQQADQDLRNTWAEAIARFCWGSYRHANLLHADPHPGNYRLNSDGTVGFLDFGCVKVLPEPQRWRLIAMVRAVFEGRKEDLRNLLVEMDFVPFDSDLTADELYQWQSELLYETAVMPQPVTFTPEATRRAIRGIFDVRDANHPIARMNTPDDFVFLSRVQLAIASVLASLRATLPARAMADDMDGVAEPTTELGKLHHAWVRERGLPSALDHHDHV, encoded by the coding sequence ATGCCGCAGCAAGACAGGCCTGTGCCGCGTGGGCGGATCCGTCGCACGATGCCGCTGGCCGGGTTCACAGCCAGGGCTGCCGGCGGTCGACTCGTCGCTGGCCTGCGGGAAAGGGCCGGTAGCGACGGTGCCGTCGAGCGCTTCCACGAACGCACCGCCGACCACTATGCCGAGCTGCTCGGCCACTCCAAGGGCGCGTTGATGAAGGTCGGGCAGATCATGTCGATGATCGATGCCAGCGCACTCGGCACAGGCGGGTTCTCGCCCTACCAAAAGGCCATGAACCGACTGCAGGCCGACGCTTCACCGATGCATCCCGCATTGGTACGTGAAGTCCTTAACGCCGAACTCGGCTCCGCCGTCGAGCAATTCGCCGAGTTCGATGAAACGGCGATGGCCGCCGCATCGATCGGTCAGGTCCACCGCGCCCTCCTGCGCGATGGTCGCCAGGTTGCCGTCAAGATTCAGTATCCCGGTGTGGCCCAAGCCATCCGCGAGGATCTGGCTAATACCGAGCTGTTGACGACGTTTCTGCGGTTCGCCACGTCGGCGTCGGGGATGACGGCCGACGTTCGGGCCGTAGCGCGCGAGGCGGCGGCGCGGATCTCCGAAGAGGTGGACTATCGGCACGAAGCGGCCATGATCGCGGCCTTCAGTGAGCTTTACCGAGGTCACCCGTTCATCCGAATCCCCGATGTCATTCCTGAAGCCTCCGGTGACCGGGTGCTGACGATGACCTTCCTCGACGGAATGGACTGGGCGGCTGCCCAACAGGCCGATCAGGACCTGAGAAATACTTGGGCCGAAGCTATTGCGCGGTTCTGCTGGGGCAGCTACCGGCATGCCAACCTGTTGCATGCCGACCCCCACCCAGGCAACTACCGTCTCAACTCCGACGGCACCGTCGGATTCCTCGACTTCGGCTGCGTGAAGGTCCTGCCCGAGCCACAGCGCTGGCGACTGATCGCGATGGTCCGCGCCGTCTTCGAGGGTCGCAAAGAGGACCTACGCAACCTCCTGGTAGAGATGGACTTCGTCCCGTTCGACTCCGACCTCACCGCCGACGAGCTATATCAGTGGCAGTCGGAACTCCTCTACGAGACCGCCGTGATGCCTCAGCCGGTGACGTTCACACCTGAGGCGACCCGCCGCGCCATTCGCGGCATATTCGACGTGCGGGACGCTAACCATCCGATTGCCCGCATGAACACACCCGACGACTTCGTGTTCCTGTCGCGCGTCCAACTCGCGATCGCCAGCGTGTTGGCCAGCCTGCGTGCCACGTTGCCGGCACGGGCAATGGCAGACGACATGGACGGAGTCGCCGAACCGACCACTGAGCTCGGCAAGCTGCACCACGCCTGGGTCCGTGAACGCGGCTTGCCGTCGGCATTGGATCACCATGACCACGTCTGA
- a CDS encoding TetR/AcrR family transcriptional regulator — MTAAPTRERLVTEAMRLFSTKGFEATSVSQIEAAAGLSPGSGALYRHFESKEALLGAGIDRQLDRRRAMHDIRTLFAGLDDLRAELTVLGRYLLTVIDQELELLQIAARTPAGLSPRLDTAYGALIDGLTAELADWIRAWGPTLKKRHCVVLAALGVNGILGARFATGLFREPATHFPDDEYLNEWTAVLAARIEAHQT, encoded by the coding sequence ATGACAGCGGCCCCCACGCGCGAACGGCTCGTGACCGAGGCGATGCGGTTGTTCAGCACCAAGGGATTCGAAGCGACCAGCGTTTCCCAGATTGAAGCCGCGGCCGGACTCTCGCCCGGGTCGGGAGCCCTCTACCGCCATTTCGAATCCAAGGAAGCCCTCTTGGGCGCTGGCATCGACCGGCAACTCGATCGCAGACGCGCCATGCACGACATCCGGACACTGTTCGCGGGCCTGGATGACCTACGCGCGGAATTGACCGTGCTCGGCCGCTACCTGCTCACCGTTATCGACCAAGAGCTCGAGCTGCTCCAGATCGCCGCCCGCACCCCCGCCGGCCTGTCGCCCCGACTCGACACGGCCTACGGCGCCCTCATCGACGGCCTGACCGCCGAACTCGCCGACTGGATCCGCGCGTGGGGACCGACACTGAAGAAGCGGCACTGCGTGGTGTTGGCCGCATTGGGAGTCAACGGCATCCTTGGCGCTCGCTTCGCAACCGGTCTGTTCCGCGAACCGGCTACTCACTTCCCCGACGATGAATACCTCAACGAATGGACAGCAGTCCTTGCCGCCCGCATCGAAGCTCATCAGACATGA
- a CDS encoding EcsC family protein yields the protein MTQHSLTEVVVDPRPHKRIGYPIVKVAERFAGQFGQKLTKKKLGQFVPIAGIAIGAALNWKMVDDVADAAYWAYRERFLYENGGELPLIVLDAEVDNIAHEDAGEAPIDVLGIRESEGIDIHSGEPE from the coding sequence TTGACGCAACACAGCCTGACGGAGGTCGTTGTCGATCCTAGGCCACACAAACGGATCGGCTACCCGATCGTCAAGGTCGCCGAGAGGTTCGCCGGGCAATTCGGGCAAAAGCTGACCAAGAAGAAGCTGGGCCAGTTCGTACCTATCGCGGGGATCGCCATAGGCGCGGCCCTGAACTGGAAGATGGTCGACGACGTAGCGGACGCTGCCTACTGGGCCTACCGTGAACGGTTCCTTTACGAGAATGGCGGTGAACTGCCGCTGATCGTGCTCGACGCCGAAGTCGACAACATAGCGCACGAAGACGCTGGCGAGGCACCCATCGATGTTCTTGGAATCCGCGAATCCGAAGGCATCGACATCCACAGCGGTGAACCCGAGTAG
- a CDS encoding PTS transporter subunit EIIC: MGEAPKFPEAQSKSGLRIPGFSQLQRLGKSLMLPIAVLPAAGILLRLGQPDLLGRIDAPVIGPFFLAMSAAGDALFANLPLLFAVGVAIGFAKKADGSTALAAVVGYLVVQAVFKTMSPIVLAGELDKVGDQAQINYSVFAGIVVGLLTAWLFDRYHTIELPSYLGFFGGRRFVPIVVSLACLFLAFAMSYFYPIFDAGLTSLGQFIGGAGAFGAFVYGFANRMLIPLGLHHIPNSYVWFIYGDYQTPDGNVVTGELTRFAAGDPTAGLLTSGFYPILMFGLPAAALAMIHVANKKQRKVAVGILSAAGLTAFVTGITEPLEFAFMFVAFPLYVVHAVLTGLSLAIAYLLDIHLGFSFSAGLIDLLLYGTAPAAKNIPLLIGMGVVFFAVYYLLFRFAIKKWNMRTPGREPEEEFEAEERANLGESVDATSTITTGTGGATATATAVESKAEQLISAFGGRHNLVNVDACITRLRMEVVDKDKVDHARLKSLGAAGVVEVGNSVQAVFGTHAEALKNDIAEIL, encoded by the coding sequence ATGGGTGAGGCGCCGAAATTCCCGGAGGCACAATCGAAGTCCGGACTTCGGATACCAGGGTTCTCCCAACTGCAACGGTTGGGCAAGAGCCTCATGCTGCCGATCGCAGTGCTGCCCGCTGCAGGCATCCTGCTTCGACTCGGGCAACCGGACTTGCTGGGGCGCATCGACGCCCCGGTGATCGGACCGTTCTTCCTGGCGATGAGCGCGGCCGGCGACGCGCTGTTTGCCAATCTGCCCCTGCTGTTCGCGGTTGGCGTCGCGATCGGCTTCGCGAAGAAGGCCGACGGATCCACGGCGCTCGCAGCGGTAGTGGGCTATCTCGTGGTCCAGGCAGTCTTCAAGACGATGTCGCCGATCGTCCTGGCGGGCGAACTGGACAAGGTCGGTGACCAGGCGCAGATCAACTACAGCGTGTTCGCGGGCATCGTGGTCGGGTTGCTGACGGCATGGCTGTTCGACCGCTATCACACCATCGAATTGCCCTCGTACCTCGGCTTCTTCGGCGGTCGACGCTTCGTGCCGATCGTCGTGTCACTGGCCTGCCTCTTCCTAGCCTTCGCGATGAGTTACTTCTACCCGATCTTCGACGCAGGCCTGACCAGCCTCGGCCAGTTCATCGGCGGTGCCGGCGCATTCGGCGCCTTCGTCTACGGCTTCGCCAACAGAATGCTGATTCCGCTGGGGCTGCACCACATTCCGAACTCCTACGTGTGGTTCATTTACGGCGACTACCAGACGCCGGACGGCAACGTCGTGACCGGCGAACTGACCCGGTTCGCTGCAGGCGACCCAACGGCCGGTCTGCTCACGTCGGGGTTCTATCCCATCCTGATGTTCGGTTTGCCCGCAGCCGCTCTGGCGATGATCCACGTGGCCAACAAGAAGCAGCGCAAGGTCGCGGTCGGCATCCTCTCGGCCGCCGGCCTTACCGCATTTGTCACCGGCATCACCGAACCGCTCGAATTCGCGTTCATGTTCGTCGCGTTCCCGCTCTACGTGGTCCACGCGGTGCTGACCGGTCTCTCGCTGGCGATCGCGTACCTACTCGACATTCACCTCGGCTTCTCGTTCTCGGCCGGTCTCATCGATCTCCTGCTGTACGGCACGGCGCCGGCCGCGAAGAACATCCCGCTACTGATCGGCATGGGAGTGGTGTTCTTCGCCGTCTACTACCTGCTGTTCCGGTTCGCGATCAAGAAGTGGAACATGCGCACGCCCGGTCGCGAACCCGAGGAAGAGTTCGAGGCAGAGGAGCGCGCCAACCTGGGCGAGAGCGTTGACGCCACCTCCACCATCACCACCGGGACCGGGGGCGCCACTGCCACAGCGACCGCCGTCGAGAGCAAGGCGGAGCAGTTGATCTCGGCGTTCGGTGGTCGACACAACCTGGTCAACGTCGACGCCTGCATCACGCGTCTGCGCATGGAGGTGGTGGACAAGGACAAGGTGGACCACGCGCGACTGAAGAGTCTCGGCGCGGCGGGCGTCGTAGAGGTCGGCAACAGCGTTCAGGCGGTCTTCGGCACGCATGCCGAGGCACTGAAGAACGATATCGCCGAGATCCTCTGA
- a CDS encoding PTS sugar transporter subunit IIA, with the protein MSTTSVFAPVTGRAVALQDVPDPVFSQGMVGHGAAIDPPRGVVEAVAPVGGKLLKLMPHAFVVLTPDNVGILVHLGLDTVALDGEGFTAHVSQGDDVTAGQLIITYDVPTVVAKGLNPIVPVVVMDEREAANVVPAESVLEGADIASGAALFTARR; encoded by the coding sequence GTGAGCACAACGTCAGTTTTCGCGCCGGTCACCGGTCGTGCCGTTGCACTGCAGGACGTGCCAGACCCCGTCTTCAGTCAGGGCATGGTCGGCCACGGCGCGGCGATCGACCCACCCCGGGGGGTGGTCGAGGCGGTGGCGCCCGTCGGCGGAAAGTTACTCAAGCTGATGCCGCACGCGTTCGTGGTCCTCACGCCCGACAACGTCGGGATACTGGTGCACCTCGGTCTCGACACCGTGGCACTCGATGGTGAGGGTTTCACCGCACACGTCAGCCAGGGCGACGACGTCACCGCCGGACAGTTGATCATCACCTACGACGTACCGACGGTGGTGGCGAAGGGCCTGAATCCAATCGTGCCGGTCGTGGTCATGGACGAACGTGAGGCGGCCAACGTGGTGCCCGCCGAATCGGTGCTCGAGGGAGCCGACATCGCCTCTGGTGCAGCGTTGTTCACGGCGCGCCGGTAA
- the nagB gene encoding glucosamine-6-phosphate deaminase translates to MEVIILADAGEIAALASDAIGALLYRKPTAVLGLATGSSPLAIYDELAKRSKAGDVSFAHAQGFTLDEYVGLPADHPQRYRTVIDEVFVKRVNFGPDAVQSPDGLAADIPAACAAYEAAIRNAGGVDLQILGIGTDGHIAFNEPGSSLASRTRIKTLTRQTRVDNARFFGGDVDAVPTHCLTQGLATIMDARHVVLVATGRGKAEAVHQLVEGAVSAMWPATILQHHPHVTVLLDAAAARRLQLIDYYRETHRSKPDWQGI, encoded by the coding sequence ATGGAGGTCATCATTCTGGCCGACGCCGGAGAGATCGCCGCGCTCGCGTCGGATGCGATAGGGGCGCTCCTGTATCGCAAGCCCACCGCGGTGCTCGGCCTGGCCACCGGCTCGTCGCCGCTGGCGATCTACGACGAACTGGCGAAGCGCTCCAAGGCCGGGGACGTCTCGTTCGCGCACGCCCAGGGCTTCACCCTCGATGAGTACGTCGGTCTGCCCGCTGATCATCCCCAGCGCTACCGCACCGTGATCGACGAGGTCTTCGTCAAGCGCGTCAACTTCGGGCCGGACGCCGTGCAGAGCCCCGATGGACTGGCGGCCGACATACCCGCTGCTTGTGCCGCATACGAGGCGGCGATCCGCAACGCGGGCGGGGTCGACCTGCAGATCCTCGGGATCGGCACCGACGGCCACATCGCGTTCAACGAACCGGGGTCCTCACTGGCGTCGCGTACGCGGATCAAGACGCTGACTCGGCAGACCCGCGTCGACAACGCCCGCTTCTTCGGCGGCGACGTGGACGCCGTGCCGACGCACTGCCTGACCCAGGGATTGGCGACGATCATGGACGCTCGCCACGTCGTCCTCGTCGCAACGGGGCGCGGCAAGGCCGAGGCGGTGCATCAATTGGTGGAAGGTGCGGTCAGCGCGATGTGGCCCGCCACCATCCTGCAGCACCATCCGCACGTGACGGTGCTGCTTGACGCCGCCGCCGCCCGACGGCTGCAGCTCATCGACTACTACCGCGAGACCCATCGGTCGAAACCGGATTGGCAGGGCATCTGA
- the nagA gene encoding N-acetylglucosamine-6-phosphate deacetylase, translating to MLLTAGTVVTGPNMLRPGWIEVAGACVVGAGEGTPPGPPDRDLGDVTVVPGFVDTHVHGGGGGNFSAASSDETATAVALHRDHGTTTLVASLVTAAPEGLMRQVAGLAVDVRAGRLDGIHLEGPWLSPLRCGAHQPSLMRDPDPVEIERVLDAGEGAIRMVTIAPERDGAVAAIRLLTDAGVVAAVGHTEASYHQTREAIEAGARVGTHLFNAMRPIDRREPGPVIALLEDPRVTVELIADGVHVDPAIYRHVTRSAGPDRVSLITDAMAATGMSDGVYHLGPLAVDVVAGVARVAGTDTIAGSTATMDVVFRYAVTHSGLAREDALLSAVRQASINPARALGLPASGLVQGAPADLVVLGPALDVEGVLRRGEWVVEPNCRITAYESSPE from the coding sequence GTGCTGCTCACCGCCGGCACGGTCGTGACGGGGCCGAATATGTTGCGTCCCGGGTGGATCGAGGTGGCCGGGGCCTGCGTGGTCGGTGCCGGTGAAGGCACGCCACCGGGTCCACCGGACCGCGATCTCGGCGACGTCACCGTCGTGCCAGGGTTCGTCGACACGCACGTCCACGGTGGCGGCGGAGGAAACTTCTCCGCAGCGTCGTCCGACGAGACCGCAACGGCCGTGGCGCTGCACCGTGACCACGGCACCACCACCCTGGTCGCATCGCTGGTTACGGCGGCGCCGGAGGGCCTCATGCGCCAGGTCGCGGGACTCGCGGTCGACGTGCGGGCCGGTCGACTCGACGGCATCCACCTCGAGGGCCCGTGGCTGTCGCCCCTGCGGTGCGGCGCCCACCAGCCGTCGTTGATGCGAGATCCCGACCCGGTCGAGATCGAGCGAGTGCTCGACGCGGGCGAGGGAGCGATACGCATGGTGACGATCGCGCCTGAGCGAGACGGCGCGGTCGCGGCGATCCGCCTGCTGACGGACGCGGGAGTGGTTGCCGCAGTAGGGCATACGGAAGCCAGCTACCACCAGACCCGCGAGGCGATCGAGGCGGGAGCGCGCGTGGGCACGCACCTGTTCAACGCCATGCGTCCCATCGACCGGCGCGAACCCGGTCCGGTGATCGCCCTGCTCGAGGACCCGCGGGTGACGGTGGAACTGATCGCCGACGGCGTGCACGTCGACCCCGCGATCTATAGGCACGTCACGCGGTCGGCTGGTCCGGATCGAGTGTCGCTGATTACCGATGCCATGGCGGCAACCGGGATGTCTGACGGGGTCTACCACCTGGGACCGCTGGCGGTCGACGTCGTCGCAGGCGTGGCGCGGGTTGCAGGTACCGACACCATCGCAGGAAGTACCGCCACCATGGACGTGGTCTTCCGGTACGCGGTCACGCACAGCGGGTTGGCGCGCGAAGACGCCCTGCTGTCCGCCGTGCGGCAGGCGTCGATCAATCCGGCGCGCGCGCTGGGACTCCCAGCGTCGGGCCTTGTCCAGGGAGCGCCCGCCGATCTGGTGGTGCTGGGTCCCGCACTGGACGTCGAGGGGGTGCTACGTCGGGGTGAGTGGGTCGTGGAGCCGAACTGTCGAATCACAGCATATGAATCCTCGCCCGAATAA
- a CDS encoding hemerythrin domain-containing protein, translating into MADIIELIYADHDWLRRMFFRLDDATTQEELAAIWDVLGKRLDTHADAEEAVFYPALLKHGGKDDPGNPEGDPEDETEDAITDHNAIRDAVRRSRQRDVGTDEWFEAVIAARKENGEHLDEEEREAMPDFIKSASLELRHELGMQWLRFYAEHQAGQGISGDDKDAADYIEQHS; encoded by the coding sequence ATGGCGGACATCATCGAGCTGATCTATGCCGACCACGACTGGCTGCGCCGGATGTTCTTCCGGCTGGACGACGCCACCACCCAGGAAGAGCTCGCCGCGATCTGGGATGTGCTCGGCAAGCGGCTCGACACCCACGCCGACGCGGAGGAAGCGGTGTTCTATCCGGCGCTGCTCAAGCACGGTGGGAAGGACGACCCCGGAAACCCCGAAGGTGATCCCGAGGACGAGACCGAAGACGCCATTACCGACCACAACGCCATTCGTGACGCGGTCCGGCGATCCCGGCAGCGCGATGTGGGTACCGACGAATGGTTCGAGGCCGTGATCGCTGCGCGTAAGGAGAACGGCGAGCACCTCGACGAGGAAGAGCGCGAGGCCATGCCCGACTTCATCAAGAGCGCCTCGCTGGAATTGCGCCACGAGTTGGGCATGCAGTGGCTGCGTTTCTACGCCGAACATCAGGCGGGCCAGGGGATCAGTGGCGACGACAAAGACGCGGCCGATTACATCGAGCAACACTCCTGA
- a CDS encoding TetR/AcrR family transcriptional regulator: MPPDSTETKRRLMQAARAEFAEHGLAGARVDRIAERADANKRSIYMHFGTKEELFDLVVSMSLVELAEAVPFDVTAMPSYAGDLYSTLQGRPDIFRLTSWAVLERPRPLDAEMDSYRGKVESIERAQQGGAIASEPDAATMMSMVLAIVTSWDHASWSLRAVRPAGLPDDRRADVETAVARLVTVRGVASRD; encoded by the coding sequence ATGCCACCCGATTCGACGGAGACCAAGCGCCGGCTCATGCAAGCCGCTCGCGCCGAGTTCGCCGAGCACGGCCTCGCCGGTGCGCGAGTGGACCGAATCGCCGAACGGGCCGACGCCAACAAGCGTTCGATCTACATGCACTTCGGCACCAAGGAGGAGTTGTTCGACCTAGTGGTCTCTATGAGCCTGGTCGAGCTGGCGGAAGCAGTTCCGTTCGATGTCACCGCCATGCCGTCGTATGCGGGTGACCTCTACAGCACGTTGCAGGGCCGCCCAGACATCTTCCGGCTCACCTCGTGGGCGGTACTGGAGCGCCCGCGTCCGCTCGACGCCGAAATGGACTCCTACCGCGGGAAAGTCGAGTCGATCGAGCGTGCGCAGCAAGGCGGTGCGATAGCTTCCGAGCCCGATGCGGCCACGATGATGTCGATGGTCCTCGCCATCGTGACGAGTTGGGACCACGCGTCGTGGTCGTTGCGAGCCGTACGTCCGGCGGGGCTGCCCGACGATCGTCGGGCGGACGTCGAGACCGCGGTCGCCAGGCTGGTGACCGTGCGCGGCGTTGCATCCCGCGATTAG
- a CDS encoding SDR family oxidoreductase: MSLTWFITGTSSGFGRHLVEQLLERGDRVAATARRPEVLDDLATEYGDRLWRASLDVTDTAETRNVVGRAFGDLGRIEVVVSNAGYGLFGAAEEVSDDQIDRQIATNLVAPIQLARAVMPHLRAQGGGRIVQVASVGGQVAFPAMSMYHATKWGIEGFWESAAADIAGFGIGVTLVEPGVARTGFGGPSADMGAALAAYDDAPPGQLRRMLAGELPPLPAPGDPAKIAQAIIASVDNPVAPKRLTLGSDAYVMATAALRERLSALEDAKDLAYSTDADDFVADAR; this comes from the coding sequence ATGTCCCTCACCTGGTTCATCACCGGCACGTCGTCGGGCTTCGGTCGTCACCTCGTCGAGCAACTACTGGAGCGCGGCGACAGGGTCGCGGCAACCGCACGCCGGCCCGAGGTCCTCGACGATCTCGCCACCGAGTACGGGGATCGCCTGTGGCGGGCTTCGCTCGACGTCACCGACACCGCGGAGACGCGCAATGTCGTCGGGAGGGCCTTCGGTGACCTCGGCAGGATCGAGGTGGTCGTCTCGAACGCGGGCTACGGACTGTTCGGCGCCGCCGAGGAGGTGTCCGACGACCAGATCGACCGCCAGATCGCGACCAATCTCGTCGCGCCGATCCAGTTGGCGCGAGCCGTTATGCCCCACCTGCGCGCCCAGGGCGGCGGACGGATCGTGCAGGTCGCCAGCGTCGGCGGGCAGGTGGCGTTCCCGGCGATGAGCATGTACCACGCCACCAAATGGGGTATCGAGGGGTTCTGGGAATCGGCGGCCGCCGACATCGCCGGATTCGGCATCGGTGTCACCCTGGTCGAACCCGGTGTCGCCCGGACGGGTTTCGGTGGCCCGAGCGCGGACATGGGTGCGGCGCTGGCCGCGTACGACGACGCCCCTCCGGGACAGCTGCGCCGCATGTTGGCCGGTGAACTCCCCCCGTTGCCCGCCCCCGGTGATCCCGCCAAGATCGCACAGGCGATCATCGCGTCCGTTGACAACCCGGTGGCGCCCAAGCGCCTCACACTGGGTTCGGATGCCTACGTGATGGCCACAGCCGCACTGCGGGAGCGCCTTTCGGCGCTCGAAGACGCGAAGGATCTCGCCTACTCCACCGACGCCGACGACTTCGTCGCCGACGCCCGGTAA
- a CDS encoding SDR family NAD(P)-dependent oxidoreductase: protein MSEFEGRTVVITGAAGALGRTLVDRFASAGANVVVAARHDSAVIAEQAPGEAVGVALDITSETGWGALVHTANERYGGVDILINNAAYLHVGTTQSIDVDQWRKVLDTNVTGTLLGIRAVTPSMRTRGGGAIVNVGSISGLTAAPGLAAYSTSKWALRGLTRNAALDLAPDNIRVNAVVPGIIDTPLAYGPDGEELVPTESFPIPRQAQPGEIAEFIEFAASQRASFATGAELVVDGGFALGTSH from the coding sequence ATGTCCGAGTTCGAAGGACGCACCGTCGTCATCACCGGCGCCGCCGGAGCGCTGGGGCGCACCCTGGTCGACAGGTTCGCGTCCGCAGGCGCCAACGTCGTGGTGGCCGCCCGCCACGACAGCGCGGTTATCGCAGAGCAGGCGCCCGGCGAAGCGGTCGGTGTCGCTTTGGACATCACCAGCGAGACCGGATGGGGCGCTTTGGTGCACACCGCGAACGAGAGGTACGGCGGCGTCGACATCCTGATCAACAACGCCGCTTACCTGCACGTCGGGACAACCCAGTCGATCGACGTCGATCAATGGCGAAAAGTACTCGACACCAACGTAACCGGCACCCTGCTCGGCATACGGGCGGTCACCCCGTCGATGCGCACGCGCGGCGGCGGGGCGATTGTGAACGTGGGCTCGATATCCGGACTCACCGCCGCGCCCGGCCTTGCCGCCTACAGCACCAGCAAGTGGGCCCTGCGGGGGCTGACGCGGAACGCGGCTCTCGATCTGGCTCCGGACAACATCCGCGTCAACGCGGTCGTTCCCGGCATCATTGACACTCCCCTCGCCTACGGGCCCGACGGTGAGGAGCTCGTCCCCACCGAGAGCTTCCCCATACCCCGTCAGGCACAACCCGGGGAGATCGCCGAGTTCATCGAGTTCGCCGCCTCGCAGCGTGCGAGTTTCGCCACTGGCGCCGAACTCGTGGTGGACGGCGGCTTCGCGCTCGGCACCAGCCACTAG
- a CDS encoding helix-turn-helix domain-containing protein, giving the protein MTDKLNHLGEYLRARRGLIAPAQAGIPEIGVRRVPGLRREEVAMLAGISADYYLRLERGRDRNPSVQVLESIARVLQLDDENMIYLLSLAADKPRRTRRRAPMETVPTGMLKLLSALTQPAFVEGRYFDVLAVNPLATALSSRLTVGRNQLRDMFLDPEEIALHPDWDGTTECLISSLRQSVGTDIDDPRFIELVGELSLASPRFRAMWSRHDVGAQRGTSTLFDHPQIGEMRLNRERLAISGADGIYLVIYHPEAGSEDADKLALLASSALGIETGRRTDHSPARRASD; this is encoded by the coding sequence GTGACCGATAAGCTGAACCACCTCGGTGAGTACCTGCGCGCCCGCCGCGGGCTCATCGCACCTGCGCAGGCAGGCATCCCTGAGATCGGTGTGCGAAGGGTGCCCGGTCTGCGGCGCGAAGAGGTTGCCATGCTGGCCGGCATCAGTGCCGACTACTACCTGCGCCTCGAGCGGGGACGTGACCGGAACCCTTCCGTGCAGGTTCTCGAATCCATCGCCCGGGTGCTCCAGCTTGACGACGAAAACATGATCTACCTGCTGAGCCTCGCCGCAGACAAACCCCGACGGACGCGGCGCAGGGCACCCATGGAGACCGTCCCGACGGGCATGCTCAAGCTGCTGTCGGCGTTGACGCAGCCCGCCTTCGTCGAGGGCCGCTACTTCGATGTTCTGGCTGTAAACCCCTTGGCCACAGCGCTTTCATCCCGCCTCACGGTGGGACGCAACCAGTTACGGGACATGTTCCTCGATCCCGAGGAGATCGCTTTGCACCCGGACTGGGACGGCACCACCGAGTGCCTGATCTCAAGCCTGCGCCAGTCGGTCGGCACAGACATCGATGACCCGCGCTTCATCGAACTCGTTGGCGAGCTGTCGCTGGCCAGCCCTCGGTTCCGGGCAATGTGGTCAAGACACGACGTAGGGGCGCAGCGGGGGACGTCAACCCTGTTCGACCACCCTCAGATCGGCGAAATGCGACTCAACCGCGAAAGGCTGGCCATCAGCGGTGCTGACGGCATCTACCTCGTCATCTATCACCCCGAGGCCGGATCCGAAGACGCCGACAAGTTGGCCCTCCTAGCCTCGTCCGCGCTCGGGATCGAGACGGGCCGCAGGACCGACCACTCACCGGCTCGCCGTGCAAGTGACTAG